One Chloroflexota bacterium genomic region harbors:
- a CDS encoding phosphotriesterase-related protein, translated as MATINSVLGPLDTADLGFTLTHEHVFTASAGIQQTFPELFGDFDRLTAQAELTLNEARAGGVKTIVDLSTLDLGRDIRFLAEMSRRTGVQIIAATGIWRDIPRALWFRTPDEIAALFVREIEVGIEGTGIKAGIIKVANDAEGVTKEGEIILRAAVRAAQQTGVRISTHSFAPGRVGEQQVAVFEDEGFDLNRVYIGHSNDTTDVEYLLGLVKKGVWLGLDRHQTSAPIGPDWEGRTQTLAALIQAGVGDRLMVSHDWSVLGVSRTSDPTLSRTYNPDGWLFAKRRVFPRLLELGITQAQINALNNENPRRFLGG; from the coding sequence CGAGCATGTCTTCACCGCCTCGGCGGGCATTCAGCAGACGTTCCCCGAGCTGTTCGGCGACTTCGACCGCCTGACTGCCCAGGCCGAGCTGACGCTCAACGAGGCCCGCGCTGGCGGCGTCAAGACCATCGTCGACCTCTCGACGCTCGACCTCGGCCGCGACATCCGCTTCCTGGCCGAGATGTCACGGCGCACGGGCGTCCAGATCATCGCGGCGACGGGCATCTGGCGCGACATCCCGCGCGCGCTCTGGTTCCGCACTCCCGACGAGATCGCCGCCCTGTTCGTCCGCGAGATCGAAGTCGGCATCGAGGGGACCGGCATCAAGGCCGGCATCATCAAGGTCGCCAACGACGCCGAGGGCGTCACCAAGGAAGGCGAGATCATCCTGCGGGCGGCCGTGCGCGCCGCGCAGCAGACCGGCGTCCGCATCTCGACCCACAGCTTTGCGCCGGGCCGCGTCGGCGAGCAGCAGGTGGCCGTCTTCGAGGACGAGGGCTTTGACCTGAACCGCGTCTACATCGGCCACAGCAACGACACCACGGATGTGGAGTACCTGCTCGGGCTGGTGAAGAAGGGCGTCTGGCTCGGGCTGGACCGTCACCAGACCAGCGCACCCATCGGTCCCGACTGGGAGGGCCGCACCCAGACGCTGGCCGCGCTGATCCAGGCCGGCGTGGGCGACCGCCTGATGGTCTCGCACGACTGGTCCGTGCTGGGCGTCAGCCGGACATCCGACCCGACCCTGAGCCGCACCTACAACCCGGACGGCTGGCTGTTCGCCAAACGGCGCGTCTTCCCACGGCTGCTGGAGCTGGGCATCACCCAGGCGCAGATCAACGCGCTGAACAATGAGAACCCGCGCCGGTTCCTGGGCGGCTGA
- a CDS encoding nucleotidyltransferase domain-containing protein: MGSAAALARGPDAIRRFAHRLKDEVGATQVLLFGSQATGHARADSDYDLVVVADSFADVPRTRRGYGLRRKFYEVGGNAPLDLVLLTPDEFAWAKAHVTLVSSVLPQAIDLLAEEETPAESAPSGAASTPGA; the protein is encoded by the coding sequence GTGGGTTCTGCCGCTGCTCTAGCTCGCGGACCCGATGCCATACGTCGATTCGCTCATCGTCTGAAGGACGAGGTCGGGGCGACGCAGGTGTTGCTGTTCGGCTCTCAGGCAACCGGCCATGCCCGCGCTGACAGCGACTACGACCTCGTCGTCGTGGCCGATTCGTTCGCTGATGTACCACGAACTCGCCGAGGCTACGGGCTTCGACGTAAGTTCTACGAGGTCGGCGGCAACGCGCCGCTCGACCTCGTGCTGCTGACACCGGACGAGTTCGCGTGGGCGAAGGCGCACGTCACGCTGGTGTCGTCGGTGCTGCCACAGGCCATCGACCTGCTGGCGGAGGAAGAGACGCCTGCGGAGTCGGCGCCGTCAGGCGCGGCGAGCACGCCCGGCGCGTAG
- a CDS encoding HEPN domain-containing protein, translating into MRPDTLAWWRQAEADLHSGDIMLANGQWYAASWFAQQATEKALKALFIERTTDLAPRTHDLEYLGTLVGAPASVDADLQILNPTFDESRYPDNYGVPPVDAVSSTEATMHIEACRRVLGWVLPLL; encoded by the coding sequence ATGAGACCGGACACTCTTGCATGGTGGCGGCAGGCCGAAGCCGACCTCCACAGCGGCGACATCATGCTGGCGAACGGCCAGTGGTATGCCGCGTCCTGGTTCGCCCAGCAGGCCACGGAGAAGGCGCTCAAGGCGCTGTTCATCGAACGTACCACCGACCTCGCTCCTCGCACACACGATCTGGAGTACTTGGGGACGCTGGTCGGCGCGCCCGCATCGGTCGATGCTGATCTCCAGATCCTCAATCCGACATTCGACGAGTCGAGGTATCCTGACAACTACGGCGTGCCGCCAGTCGACGCCGTCTCGTCAACTGAAGCGACCATGCACATTGAAGCATGTCGGAGGGTACTCGGGTGGGTTCTGCCGCTGCTCTAG